A single genomic interval of Prunus dulcis chromosome 5, ALMONDv2, whole genome shotgun sequence harbors:
- the LOC117627498 gene encoding uncharacterized protein LOC117627498: protein MGPSHGFVVETSMQPHGIVAANALQSSSSALQPPSAAGIAEQPPHDPGTSTALQLPASITGAALPRCPTIGAQQQPHHSTTGFAAQPHGYSDVVPVLEQIHSLPPLRSHLAYAPVYAPNGALAQMPLGPMHNTLLDPRSQVDLNSRVDQLTQKVDDQNNLIGQLLRQINLNQGPNLGPRDEEKRAHQHAGEQFERSQAGQTRANRQRRDRDRADEMQTAASHTLSHSGLGPRTNVLERLGPQSNVHARLGPQGVRVREPSRDERNDRRPPTRSRANTRWQAVEESSQAQSLNLPHGQGIQGDRPLGTEEGIGRTMEVYVDDMLVKAPKRGDHLKNLTEAFSLLRQYRMKLNPSKCTFGVSSGRFLGYLVTQRGIEAHPRQIKAILEMKSPSTVKEIQSLTGRAATLNRFLSKSTDKCRPFFKALKKGQKDKWDEECEVAFQSLKTYLTSPPLLSKPILGEDLFVYLAMSDSAISSALIREELGAQHPIFYTSKALLDAETRYPKLEKLILALVVSARKLRPYYQAHRVIVMTDSPLRSILHSPDASQRLMKWAIELSQYDLLYRPKTAIKAQALADFVAEFTPSAGEEKLVSKKKESSRADKTSAEHGQPRDMWQLRVDGASNQKGAGAGVVIITPDGTLLEQAITLGFPASNNEAEYEALLAGLRLAKELSIKKLAIYSDSQLITSQASGEYMAKHPRMILYLDKVQELLKAFPTFTIQQVPRAENAHADALASLGSALDTQFRRSIPVEHLDQPSIEEAEQPDLMQIDEDPSWQEPIIDYLVNENLPQDKFEARKIKQKAARYYMKGDMLIRRSYYGPHLTCIKYPQTLEVLCKIHDGECGNHAGGRSLAQKALSIGYFRPTMRKDSTEYARRCDRCQRYKPVPGLPAEEYHPQNSPWPFMQWAIDLVGPMPIAPANKEMMIVATDYFTKWIEAEALSSTKEADVERFIWKNIICRFGCPQSIVTDNGTQFVGRQITAFFTKYGIKQHLSTPRYPQGNGQAEASNKIVLDCLKKRLEGAEGKWVDELPGVLWAYRTTKRRSTGETPFSLAYGTEAIIPPHITVPSMSIEVGSLDQNCRQMRVNLDLLEEEREKAIVRVAAYQQQLASYYNKKVKIRQFRPGDLVLRKTFITSPRQGSKKMKPNWEGPYMISRSGGRGSYTLDTLEGKEIPRQWNAHHLRRYYP, encoded by the exons ATGGGCCCATCTCATGGTTTCGTGGTGGAAACCTCAATGCAACCGCATGGAATCGTGGCTGCCAACGCCTTGCAGTCATCCTCTAGTGCTTTGCAGCCGCCTTCAGCTGCCGGAATTGCAGAACAGCCGCCACATGACCCTGGGACCTCCACAGCCTTGCAGTTGCCAGCGTCGATTACTGGAGCTGCTCTGCCTCGCTGTCCTACCATCGGAGCACAGCAGCAGCCACACCACTCAACTACTGGATTTGCTGCACAGCCCCATGGCTACTCCGACGTCGTCCCAGTCTTGGAGCAGATccattctctccctcctctgcGATCACACTTGGCGTATGCACCTGTGTATGCCCCTAATGGAGCCCTAGCCCAGATGCCATTGGGCCCGATGCACAACACTCTACTTGACCCGCGCAGTCAGGTGGACCTCAACTCACGAGTCGATCAGCTCACACAGAAGGTCGATGATCAGAACAACCTGATCGGCCAGCTACTCAGGCAGATCAACTTGAATCAAGGCCCAAACCTTGGACCCAGGGACGAGGAGAAAAGGGCACACCAGCACGCCGGCGAGCAGTTCGAGAGGTCTCAGGCTGGTCAGACAAGAGCAAACCGACAGAGGAGAGATCGAGATCGAGCAGATGAGATGCAGACAGCCGCGAGCCATACTCTGAGCCATTCGGGGCTCGGACCAAGGACCAATGTGCTCGAGAGGCTAGGCCCACAGTCTAATGTCCACGCCCGTTTGGGCCCACAAGGAGTTCGAGTTCGTGAGCCGTCGCGCGACGAGCGCAACGACCGACGCCCACCAACCCGCTCGAGGGCCAACACTCGGTGGCAGGCTGTAGAAGAATCCTCACAAGCTCAATCTCTTAATCTGCCCCACGGGCAGGGCATCCAAGGGGATCGACCCTTGGGGACCGAGGAAGGA ATTGGCAGAACCATGGAAGTCTACGTGGATGATATGCTGGTCAAAGCCCCCAAGCGTGGAGACCACCTCAAAAACCTCACCGAGGCATTCAGCCTGCTCCGCCAATACCGCATGAAGCTGAATCCAAGTAAATGCACGTTCGGTGTATCATCCGGCCGATTCTTGGGGTACTTAGTCACACAACGAGGTATCGAGGCACACCCACGCCAAATTAAAGCCATCCTCGAGATGAAGTCACCTTCCACAgtgaaagaaatacaaagtctgACGGGCAGAGCAGCAACTCTCAACCGATTCCTCTCAAAGTCTACCGACAAGTGCAGaccattcttcaaagctttgaagaaggggcaaaaagacaagtgggACGAGGAGTGCGAAGTAGCTTTCCAGAGTCTAAAGACCTACCTTACTTCACCTCCCTTGCTCTCGAAGCCAATTCTTGGTGAAGACTTGTTCGTGTACCTGGCAATGTCAGACTCAGCCATCAGCTCAGCTCTCATCCGAGAAGAACTTGGGGCCCAACATCCGATATTCTATAcgtcaaaagctctcctcgatGCAGAGACTCGCTACCCAAAATTGGAGAAGCTCATTTTGGCCCTTGTCGTTTCCGCGCGAAAGCTGCGGCCTTATTACCAAGCTCACCGAGTCATCGTTATGACTGATTCTCCTTTGAGATCAATCCTCCACAGCCCTGATGCTTCTCAGCGGCTTATGAAGTGGGCAATAGAACTAAGCCAATACGACCTCCTCTACCGGCCAAAGACTGCTATAAAAGCCCAGGCTTTAGCAGACTTTGTTGCAGAATTCACACCATCAGCCGGAGAAGAGAAGCTGGTcagcaaaaagaaggaaagttcgAGAGCAGACAAGACCTCCGCGGAACATGGCCAACCCAGAGACATGTGGCAGCTACGCGTAGATGGAGCGTCGAACCAGAAAGGAGCTGGAGCAGGCGTCGTCATCATCACTCCAGATGGAACCCTGTTGGAGCAAGCTATCACACTTGGCTTCCCAGCTTCCAATAACGAGGCAGAGTACGAGGCATTGCTCGCTGGCTTGCGCCTGGCAAAGGAACTATCAATCAAGAAGCTGGCCATCTACTCAGATTCCCAGCTGATCACAAGTCAAGCCTCAGGAGAATACATGGCGAAGCACCCAAGGATGATCTTGTACCTTGACAAAGTCCAAGAGTTGTTGAAGGCGTTTCCCACCTTCACCATCCAACAGGTGCCCCGAGCAGAGAACGCGCACGCAGATGCGCTGGCAAGCTTAGGATCAGCACTGGATACCCAATTCAGACGCTCCATCCCTGTCGAACACCTTGATCAGCCTAGCATAGAAGAGGCAGAACAACCAGACCTGATGCAGATCGACGAGGATCCTAGCTGGCAAGAACCCATCATCGACTACCTAGTGAATGAAAACTTGCCCCAAGACAAATTCGAGGCCAGAAAAATCAAGCAGAAGGCTGCAAGATATTACATGAAAGGCGACATGCTTATCCGCAGATCATACTACGGGCCTCATCTCACTTGCATCAAGTACCCGCAAACGCTCGAGGTTCTCTGCAAAATACACGACGGCGAATGCGGAAATCACGCTGGAGGCAGGTCGCTTGCTCAGAAGGCTCTCAGCATCGGCTATTTTCGGCCTACCATGCGTAAAGATTCCACGGAGTATGCTCGAAGATGTGATCGATGCCAACGGTACAAGCCAGTCCCTGGTTTGCCAGCTGAGGAATACCATCCGCAGAACAGCCCATGGCCGTTCATGCAGTGGGCCATTGACTTGGTGGGACCTATGCCGATAGCACCTGCCAATAAGGAGATGATGATCGTTGCCACTGATTACTTCACTAAGTGGATCGAGGCCGAGGCTTTGTCTTCTACCAAGGAAGCTGACGTTGAACGTTTCATCTGGAAGAACATCATCTGCAGATTCGGTTGTCCGCAATCGATAGTTACTGACAATGGTACACAGTTCGTGGGCAGGCAGATCACTGCATTTTTTACGAAGTATGGCATCAAGCAACACCTGTCAACTCCCAGATACCCGCAAGGCAATGGTCAAGCAGAGGCATCCAACAAGATCGTGCTGGACTGCCTAAAGAAAAGATTGGAAGGCGCAGAAGGAAAATGGGTCGACGAGCTGCCAGGAGTTCTATGGGCTTATCGCACAACCAAAAGGAGATCGACCGGAGAAACACCATTTTCCTTGGCCTATGGGACGGAGGCAATCATTCCTCCACACATCACAGTCCCTTCCATGAGCATTGAAGTGGGCAGTCTTGACCAAAACTGCAGGCAGATGAGAGTCAACCTTGACCTGCTCGAAGAAGAACGAGAAAAGGCCATTGTTCGAGTTGCTGCCTACCAGCAGCAGTTGGCATCCTACTACAATAAGAAGGTCAAGATCAGACAGTTTCGGCCTGGAGACCTTGTGCTCAGAAAGACTTTTATCACATCACCAAGGCAAGgatcaaagaaaatgaagccAAATTGGGAAGGCCCCTACATGATCAGCCGATCTGGGGGCAGAGGAAGTTACACCCTCGACACTCTAGAAGGGAAGGAAATTCCAAGACAATGGAATGCCCACCACCTTCGGAGATACTATCCATAA
- the LOC117627532 gene encoding protein NLP5-like isoform X1, whose amino-acid sequence MDDDVLSPATMMGAQPDSATDLDFMDELFLEGCWLETTDGPEFPNQSHANSSAHINPSVFWHTLEANGNLTMNPSENSNQEVIQTSFFKQLHEGLVNPQFPSQNMIDVDGYSGHSADPTIRSYELNRRWWIGPLENQRPASSVMERLMRALVCIRDVMRDKNVLVQVWVPVNKGGRNVLTTNDDLFSLDSSCPRLSKYRDISVNYEFSTGEDSTDLVKGLPGRVFSGQVPEWTPDVRFFRSDEYPRVDYAQRYDVRGTLALPIFEQGSRTCLGVIEVVTTTQKIKYQLELESVCKALEAVDLQSSRNGSTQNVKQVCIKPYQAALPEIQEVLRSACETHKLPLAQTWVSCIQQGKDGCRHSDDNYVHCVSTVDHAFHVTDPYIEGFHEACSEHHLLKGQGIVGKAFMTNQPCFSDDITSCVKTEYPLSHHARMFGLHAAVAIRLRSMKTGSTDFVLEFFLPVECRDPEEQKKMLNSLSLIIQQICRSLRVVTDKELEEESDFPVSEMIVSSDPRPSGIASFTEVQLSGNDVSIFPMENPREVLGVKSSKLRQHQPDSYLKVGVKCGRECSALGEGSFSSVGVSKTREKRRTKAEKAITLEVLRKYFSGSLKDAANSIGVCSTTLKRICRQHGIKRWPSRKIKKVGHSLQKLQLVIDSVEGASGAFQINSFYTNFPELTSPNLSGTSPFSTSKLSDQPMPTNLSPEGGVVSPQATASKSPSSSCSQSSSSSQCCSSRTQQHRPTCNVTGDDDPIVGYNSGDGVLKRVRSEAELHAFGQDRTQLLPRSQSHKILNELQKLQPIPPSLKNNGVAQEGEVQRVKVAYGDEKTRFRMQSDWRYEDLVQEIAKRFSVEDMSKFYIKYLDDDSEWVLLTCDADLEECIDVCRSSQSNTIKLSLHLSRHHLERFIGTGGPS is encoded by the exons ATGGACGATGATGTGTTATCACCAGCTACCATGATGGGAGCTCAACCTGATTCCGCTACGGATTTAGACTTCATGGATGAACTGTTCTTAGAGGGATGCTGGTTGGAAACCACAGATGGACCTGAATTTCCTAATCAAAGCCACGCCAATTCTAGTGCCCATATAAACCCCTCAGTTTTTTGGCATACGTTGGAGGCGAATGGCAATTTGACCATGAACCCATCTGAAAACAGTAATCAAGAAGTGATACAAACATCATTCTTCAAACAACTGCATGAAGGTCTTGTGAATCCTCAGTTTCCGAGCCAGAATATGATAGATGTTGATGGGTACTCTGGTCACTCAGCAGATCCTACAATTAGAAGTTATGAATTGAACAGAAGGTGGTGGATTGGTCCCTTAGAAAATCAACGTCCTGCATCATCTGTGATGGAGAGACTAATGAGGGCTCTTGTGTGCATTCGAGATGTCATGAGAGACAAAAATGTTCTTGTACAAGTATGGGTGCCTGTAAATAAAGGGGGTAGAAATGTTTTAACTACTAATGATGACCTTTTCTCGCTTGATTCTAGCTGTCCCAGGCTTTCCAAATATCGAGACATCTCTGTTAATTATGAATTCTCAACTGGAGAGGATTCTACGGATTTGGTTAAGGGGTTGCCAGGCCGGGTTTTCTCAGGTCAGGTTCCTGAGTGGACTCCTGATGTTCGATTCTTCAGAAGTGACGAGTACCCACGGGTTGACTATGCTCAACGTTATGATGTACGTGGAACTCTAGCTCTTCCTATATTTGAACAAGGTAGTAGGACTTGCTTGGGTGTGATTGAGGTTGTTACAACCACCCAAAAGATAAAGTATCAACTTGAGCTTGAAAGTGTTTGCAAGGCACTTGAG GCTGTTGATCTTCAAAGTTCTAGAAATGGGAGTACTCAAAACGTAAAG CAGGTGTGTATCAAGCCCTATCAAGCTGCATTACCCGAGATCCAAGAGGTCTTGAGATCTGCATGCGAGACACACAAATTGCCTTTGGCACAAACTTGGGTGTCATGCATCCAACAAGGCAAAGATGGGTGCAGACATTCTGATGACAACTACGTTCACTGTGTTTCAACTGTGGATCATGCTTTCCATGTGACTGATCCTTATATCGAGGGATTTCATGAAGCTTGCTCTGAGCATCACTTGTTAAAAGGCCAAGGCATTGTTGGGAAAGCTTTTATGACCAATCAACCATGCTTCTCAGATGACATAACCTCCTGTGTCAAGACAGAGTATCCTCTATCTCACCATGCCAGGATGTTCGGATTGCATGCAGCCGTTGCAATACGTCTAAGGAGCATGAAAACTGGTTCAACTGATTTTGTTCTGGAGTTCTTCTTGCCAGTGGAGTGCAGGGATCCAGAAGAACAGAAAAAGATGCTAAATTCACTGTCCTTAATTATACAACAGATTTGCCGGAGCTTACGGGTTGTCACAGACAAGGAACTAGAGGAGGAATCTGATTTTCCTGTCAGTGAGATGATAGTCTCTTCGGATCCGAGACCTAGTGGTATTGCCAGTTTCACAGAGGTCCAACTGAGTGGTAATGATGTCTCAATATTCCCAATGGAAAATCCAAGGGAGGTGCTGGGTGTGAAATCCTCAAAGTTAAGGCAACATCAACCAGATTCTTACCTAAAGGTTGGTGTCAAGTGTGGGAGAGAGTGTTCTGCTTTGGGTGAGGGTAGCTTCTCAAGTGTTGGTGTGAGCAAGACAAGAGAGAAAAGACGTACTAAGGCAGAAAAAGCCATCACCTTGGAAGTTCttagaaaatatttttctggCAGCCTAAAAGATGCTGCAAATAGTATTGGAG TTTGCTCCACAACCTTGAAAAGGATATGCAGACAACACGGGATTAAACGTTGGCCATCTCGAAAAATTAAGAAGGTTGGTCACTCTTTACAGAAACTCCAACTTGTAATTGACTCAGTCGAAGGCGCATCTGGGGCTTTCCAAATCAACTCTTTCTATACAAACTTCCCAGAGTTAACATCTCCGAATTTATCGGGGACAAGCCCATTTTCAACCTCAAAGCTGAGTGATCAGCCAATGCCAACAAACTTGTCACCTGAAGGTGGTGTTGTCAGCCCCCAGGCTACTGCATCAAAATCACCCTCATCTTCATGCAGTCAGAGTTCCAGTTCAAGCCAATGCTGTTCCAGCAGGACACAGCAACATCGCCCCACATGTAATGTCACTGGTGATGATGATCCAATTGTTGGATATAACTCTGGCGATGGTGTGCTAAAGAGGGTCAGAAGTGAAGCAGAGTTGCATGCCTTTGGTCAAGATCGAACACAGCTACTGCCAAGATCCCAGAGCCATAAAATTCTCAACGAGCTGCAAAAATTGCAGCCTATTCCACCTTCACTGAAGAATAATGGGGTAGCTCAAGAAGGGGAGGTTCAAAGAGTAAAAGTCGCATACGGAGATGAGAAAACCCGGTTTCGCATGCAAAGTGATTGGAgatatgaagatttggtgcaAGAAATCGCAAAGCGATTTAGTGTAGAAGACATGAGTAAATTTTATATCAAGTACTTGGATGATGACTCAGAGTGGGTCTTATTAACATGTGATGCTGATTTAGAGGAGTGTATTGATGTATGCAGATCGTCACAGAGCAATACAATTaagctctctctccatctTTCTCGTCATCATTTGGAAAGGTTTATAGGTACAGGTGGCCCGTCATGA
- the LOC117627532 gene encoding protein NLP5-like isoform X2: MDDDVLSPATMMGAQPDSATDLDFMDELFLEGCWLETTDGPEFPNQSHANSSAHINPSVFWHTLEANGNLTMNPSENSNQEVIQTSFFKQLHEGLVNPQFPSQNMIDVDGYSGHSADPTIRSYELNRRWWIGPLENQRPASSVMERLMRALVCIRDVMRDKNVLVQVWVPVNKGGRNVLTTNDDLFSLDSSCPRLSKYRDISVNYEFSTGEDSTDLVKGLPGRVFSGQVPEWTPDVRFFRSDEYPRVDYAQRYDVRGTLALPIFEQGSRTCLGVIEVVTTTQKIKYQLELESVCKALEAVDLQSSRNGSTQNVKVCIKPYQAALPEIQEVLRSACETHKLPLAQTWVSCIQQGKDGCRHSDDNYVHCVSTVDHAFHVTDPYIEGFHEACSEHHLLKGQGIVGKAFMTNQPCFSDDITSCVKTEYPLSHHARMFGLHAAVAIRLRSMKTGSTDFVLEFFLPVECRDPEEQKKMLNSLSLIIQQICRSLRVVTDKELEEESDFPVSEMIVSSDPRPSGIASFTEVQLSGNDVSIFPMENPREVLGVKSSKLRQHQPDSYLKVGVKCGRECSALGEGSFSSVGVSKTREKRRTKAEKAITLEVLRKYFSGSLKDAANSIGVCSTTLKRICRQHGIKRWPSRKIKKVGHSLQKLQLVIDSVEGASGAFQINSFYTNFPELTSPNLSGTSPFSTSKLSDQPMPTNLSPEGGVVSPQATASKSPSSSCSQSSSSSQCCSSRTQQHRPTCNVTGDDDPIVGYNSGDGVLKRVRSEAELHAFGQDRTQLLPRSQSHKILNELQKLQPIPPSLKNNGVAQEGEVQRVKVAYGDEKTRFRMQSDWRYEDLVQEIAKRFSVEDMSKFYIKYLDDDSEWVLLTCDADLEECIDVCRSSQSNTIKLSLHLSRHHLERFIGTGGPS; this comes from the exons ATGGACGATGATGTGTTATCACCAGCTACCATGATGGGAGCTCAACCTGATTCCGCTACGGATTTAGACTTCATGGATGAACTGTTCTTAGAGGGATGCTGGTTGGAAACCACAGATGGACCTGAATTTCCTAATCAAAGCCACGCCAATTCTAGTGCCCATATAAACCCCTCAGTTTTTTGGCATACGTTGGAGGCGAATGGCAATTTGACCATGAACCCATCTGAAAACAGTAATCAAGAAGTGATACAAACATCATTCTTCAAACAACTGCATGAAGGTCTTGTGAATCCTCAGTTTCCGAGCCAGAATATGATAGATGTTGATGGGTACTCTGGTCACTCAGCAGATCCTACAATTAGAAGTTATGAATTGAACAGAAGGTGGTGGATTGGTCCCTTAGAAAATCAACGTCCTGCATCATCTGTGATGGAGAGACTAATGAGGGCTCTTGTGTGCATTCGAGATGTCATGAGAGACAAAAATGTTCTTGTACAAGTATGGGTGCCTGTAAATAAAGGGGGTAGAAATGTTTTAACTACTAATGATGACCTTTTCTCGCTTGATTCTAGCTGTCCCAGGCTTTCCAAATATCGAGACATCTCTGTTAATTATGAATTCTCAACTGGAGAGGATTCTACGGATTTGGTTAAGGGGTTGCCAGGCCGGGTTTTCTCAGGTCAGGTTCCTGAGTGGACTCCTGATGTTCGATTCTTCAGAAGTGACGAGTACCCACGGGTTGACTATGCTCAACGTTATGATGTACGTGGAACTCTAGCTCTTCCTATATTTGAACAAGGTAGTAGGACTTGCTTGGGTGTGATTGAGGTTGTTACAACCACCCAAAAGATAAAGTATCAACTTGAGCTTGAAAGTGTTTGCAAGGCACTTGAG GCTGTTGATCTTCAAAGTTCTAGAAATGGGAGTACTCAAAACGTAAAG GTGTGTATCAAGCCCTATCAAGCTGCATTACCCGAGATCCAAGAGGTCTTGAGATCTGCATGCGAGACACACAAATTGCCTTTGGCACAAACTTGGGTGTCATGCATCCAACAAGGCAAAGATGGGTGCAGACATTCTGATGACAACTACGTTCACTGTGTTTCAACTGTGGATCATGCTTTCCATGTGACTGATCCTTATATCGAGGGATTTCATGAAGCTTGCTCTGAGCATCACTTGTTAAAAGGCCAAGGCATTGTTGGGAAAGCTTTTATGACCAATCAACCATGCTTCTCAGATGACATAACCTCCTGTGTCAAGACAGAGTATCCTCTATCTCACCATGCCAGGATGTTCGGATTGCATGCAGCCGTTGCAATACGTCTAAGGAGCATGAAAACTGGTTCAACTGATTTTGTTCTGGAGTTCTTCTTGCCAGTGGAGTGCAGGGATCCAGAAGAACAGAAAAAGATGCTAAATTCACTGTCCTTAATTATACAACAGATTTGCCGGAGCTTACGGGTTGTCACAGACAAGGAACTAGAGGAGGAATCTGATTTTCCTGTCAGTGAGATGATAGTCTCTTCGGATCCGAGACCTAGTGGTATTGCCAGTTTCACAGAGGTCCAACTGAGTGGTAATGATGTCTCAATATTCCCAATGGAAAATCCAAGGGAGGTGCTGGGTGTGAAATCCTCAAAGTTAAGGCAACATCAACCAGATTCTTACCTAAAGGTTGGTGTCAAGTGTGGGAGAGAGTGTTCTGCTTTGGGTGAGGGTAGCTTCTCAAGTGTTGGTGTGAGCAAGACAAGAGAGAAAAGACGTACTAAGGCAGAAAAAGCCATCACCTTGGAAGTTCttagaaaatatttttctggCAGCCTAAAAGATGCTGCAAATAGTATTGGAG TTTGCTCCACAACCTTGAAAAGGATATGCAGACAACACGGGATTAAACGTTGGCCATCTCGAAAAATTAAGAAGGTTGGTCACTCTTTACAGAAACTCCAACTTGTAATTGACTCAGTCGAAGGCGCATCTGGGGCTTTCCAAATCAACTCTTTCTATACAAACTTCCCAGAGTTAACATCTCCGAATTTATCGGGGACAAGCCCATTTTCAACCTCAAAGCTGAGTGATCAGCCAATGCCAACAAACTTGTCACCTGAAGGTGGTGTTGTCAGCCCCCAGGCTACTGCATCAAAATCACCCTCATCTTCATGCAGTCAGAGTTCCAGTTCAAGCCAATGCTGTTCCAGCAGGACACAGCAACATCGCCCCACATGTAATGTCACTGGTGATGATGATCCAATTGTTGGATATAACTCTGGCGATGGTGTGCTAAAGAGGGTCAGAAGTGAAGCAGAGTTGCATGCCTTTGGTCAAGATCGAACACAGCTACTGCCAAGATCCCAGAGCCATAAAATTCTCAACGAGCTGCAAAAATTGCAGCCTATTCCACCTTCACTGAAGAATAATGGGGTAGCTCAAGAAGGGGAGGTTCAAAGAGTAAAAGTCGCATACGGAGATGAGAAAACCCGGTTTCGCATGCAAAGTGATTGGAgatatgaagatttggtgcaAGAAATCGCAAAGCGATTTAGTGTAGAAGACATGAGTAAATTTTATATCAAGTACTTGGATGATGACTCAGAGTGGGTCTTATTAACATGTGATGCTGATTTAGAGGAGTGTATTGATGTATGCAGATCGTCACAGAGCAATACAATTaagctctctctccatctTTCTCGTCATCATTTGGAAAGGTTTATAGGTACAGGTGGCCCGTCATGA